In Legionella spiritensis, the following proteins share a genomic window:
- a CDS encoding secondary thiamine-phosphate synthase enzyme YjbQ, which produces MVNSPQSPVYWQCECIVDACPRGFHLITDIIKEELTRAPKIQIGLLHLFLQHTSASLTISENTCADVPHDLETHLNELIPDDNKRYRHSLEGPDDMPAHIKNVLLGTSLTIPVARGILALGQWQGIFLCEHRNQTHKRRIMMTLHGF; this is translated from the coding sequence ATGGTTAATTCGCCTCAATCGCCGGTGTATTGGCAATGTGAGTGTATTGTGGATGCCTGTCCGCGCGGATTTCACCTTATTACAGATATTATTAAGGAAGAGCTGACAAGGGCCCCTAAAATACAAATCGGCCTGCTGCATCTGTTTTTACAACACACGTCCGCCTCACTCACCATCAGCGAAAACACCTGCGCCGATGTTCCACACGATCTGGAAACGCATCTTAACGAATTAATCCCCGACGACAACAAACGTTACCGGCACTCTCTGGAGGGGCCGGACGATATGCCTGCCCACATCAAAAATGTATTACTTGGAACCAGCCTGACCATACCTGTTGCACGGGGGATCCTGGCCTTGGGGCAATGGCAGGGTATTTTTTTATGCGAACACCGCAACCAGACACATAAACGACGGATTATGATGACCTTGCACGGTTTTTAA
- a CDS encoding BolA family protein — protein MTRKDRIETALLQQINPAVLTIHDESNRHHVPQGAETHFKIILVAEAFSGLKTVERHRMINHLLAREFQNGLHALSLHLHTPAEWQKKGGVIPESPACRDGYHHG, from the coding sequence ATGACAAGAAAAGATCGGATTGAAACAGCCCTGTTGCAACAAATAAATCCCGCTGTACTGACTATCCATGACGAATCAAATCGCCATCATGTGCCACAAGGGGCTGAAACGCATTTTAAAATTATTCTGGTTGCCGAAGCATTTTCCGGTTTAAAAACCGTGGAACGACACCGTATGATCAATCATTTGCTTGCCCGGGAATTCCAAAACGGATTACATGCCCTGAGCCTGCATTTGCACACCCCCGCCGAATGGCAAAAAAAAGGCGGTGTGATACCCGAATCGCCCGCCTGTCGTGACGGTTATCATCATGGTTAA
- a CDS encoding APC family permease, with protein MKAWSSQKISTFALVLLITGAIDSIRNLPGTALFGASLIFFFIFSAIVFLIPVALISAELSSTWSEEEGGIYSWVKHAFGENIAFFTIWLQWINTMVWYPTILSFIAGTLAYLINPELAQNKYYLITVILVVFWSLTLLGTYGIRASAAFASICAIFGMILPMGLIILLGLLWLVQGHPMAISLDIHHLIPRWGDTQSWVSLTAIMTSFLGMELAAVHVRNVRNPQRNFPRAMFFSVILILTTMILGSLAIAFVLPRQQINLVDGVMQAFSNFFESYHLTALMPVIILLLLLGSMGSMVNWIISPAKGMLLAADHGFLPHWLYRLNRHGVASRILMLQAVLVTVLCGGFLMFPSINAIYWLFTDLSTELYMLMYVFMFIAAIRLKRKFASQHRPFQIPCGKPGYYLTCALGLTGCLITLVIGFIPPEISMDFGSAARFRMVFASGILIMISPAYLLYRRKIHLYD; from the coding sequence ATGAAAGCATGGTCTTCCCAAAAAATATCCACCTTTGCACTCGTACTTTTAATCACCGGTGCGATTGACAGCATCCGCAACCTGCCCGGTACGGCCTTATTTGGCGCCTCACTGATTTTCTTCTTTATCTTCTCCGCCATTGTCTTTCTTATTCCAGTCGCACTCATATCCGCGGAATTATCCTCCACATGGTCGGAAGAGGAAGGGGGTATTTACAGTTGGGTAAAACACGCGTTTGGTGAAAATATCGCGTTTTTTACTATCTGGTTACAATGGATTAACACCATGGTCTGGTATCCGACTATATTGTCCTTTATTGCCGGCACGCTCGCTTACCTGATTAATCCTGAACTGGCACAAAATAAATATTATCTGATCACCGTCATTCTGGTTGTATTCTGGTCGCTAACCCTTCTGGGTACCTACGGCATACGGGCCTCTGCCGCGTTTGCCAGTATTTGCGCTATTTTTGGTATGATTTTACCCATGGGACTCATCATACTTCTGGGCCTACTCTGGTTAGTGCAGGGCCATCCCATGGCCATTAGCCTGGATATCCACCATTTGATTCCGCGCTGGGGAGATACCCAATCCTGGGTTTCGCTAACGGCTATTATGACTTCTTTTCTGGGTATGGAATTGGCTGCGGTTCATGTGCGAAACGTACGCAATCCGCAACGCAATTTTCCACGAGCCATGTTTTTTTCAGTGATTTTAATCCTGACCACCATGATTTTGGGTTCTCTGGCCATTGCCTTTGTACTTCCCCGACAACAAATTAATCTGGTCGACGGCGTCATGCAAGCCTTCAGTAATTTTTTTGAATCCTACCACTTAACCGCACTCATGCCGGTCATTATCCTTTTATTACTGCTCGGCAGTATGGGCAGTATGGTAAACTGGATCATTTCTCCGGCCAAAGGCATGTTACTGGCCGCGGACCACGGCTTTTTACCGCACTGGCTTTATCGTCTGAATCGCCATGGCGTGGCTTCCAGGATATTAATGCTGCAAGCCGTCCTGGTTACCGTTTTGTGCGGCGGATTCTTAATGTTTCCCAGTATTAATGCCATTTACTGGTTATTCACCGACTTAAGTACCGAGCTTTATATGCTCATGTATGTTTTTATGTTTATTGCCGCGATACGATTAAAAAGGAAATTTGCCAGCCAGCACCGCCCCTTTCAAATTCCCTGCGGCAAACCAGGTTATTATCTGACATGCGCCCTTGGCTTAACAGGATGTCTCATAACCCTGGTGATCGGATTTATTCCACCGGAAATCAGTATGGATTTTGGAAGCGCCGCCCGTTTTCGCATGGTATTTGCCAGTGGCATTCTTATTATGATTTCTCCGGCCTATTTATTATATCGGAGAAAAATTCATTTATATGATTGA